The bacterium genome contains a region encoding:
- a CDS encoding ABC transporter permease → MFTLLLKKEIRDILNSPKFSVLFGMGSLLILLAFYMGARNYQVLQSQYESAVRENLRQLEGVTDWSRVEPQIHLPPSPLASLISGVSNDIGRSVQVQAGAAELIPDHTRYGEDPVYAAFRLLDLEFVFQLILSLVAILLAYNAVNGEREQGTLKLMMAHAVPKDKVIFAKLVGSFTATALPLLVPILIGCGILMVMNVPLTGAEWLRLMLIVCSGMLYYFVFLSVSILVSSLTARSAHAFLALLIIWIFTVLIVPRTAVLLAGRAIEVPSVDEINSQKFRHQSQLFNEHFQKIGEFKPNSNDPEKAMNEFNEFMDKARADREKKVVEFNERLNEDRDNRQKIQQQWAFALGRISPATSFSLAAMQLAGTSSELRNRFEESVKSYKQTFKQFVFEKTGKAPGGHMMMIRIGDSSEEKPKPINPYDLPQFVMPSLTFSEIINAALPDMAILIVINMLIFAATTAAFLRYDVR, encoded by the coding sequence TTATCAAGTTCTGCAAAGTCAATACGAAAGCGCGGTGCGAGAAAATTTACGCCAATTGGAAGGCGTGACAGATTGGTCGCGCGTCGAACCACAAATACATCTACCACCTTCGCCGTTAGCCAGTCTTATATCCGGTGTGAGCAACGATATCGGTCGCTCAGTACAAGTGCAGGCCGGTGCCGCCGAATTGATACCGGATCATACGCGTTATGGCGAAGATCCCGTTTACGCGGCATTCCGTTTACTGGATTTGGAGTTTGTATTTCAACTGATTCTATCATTAGTGGCGATACTACTGGCTTATAATGCTGTTAACGGCGAACGCGAGCAGGGTACGCTCAAACTGATGATGGCGCATGCCGTGCCCAAAGATAAAGTGATTTTTGCTAAACTTGTCGGCAGCTTTACCGCAACGGCTCTGCCTTTGCTGGTTCCTATATTGATCGGCTGCGGTATATTGATGGTGATGAATGTACCGCTGACCGGAGCGGAGTGGCTGCGCCTGATGCTGATCGTATGTTCAGGAATGTTGTATTATTTCGTTTTTCTTAGTGTTTCTATCTTGGTTTCCTCGCTGACAGCCCGATCGGCTCATGCGTTTCTTGCGCTTTTGATTATCTGGATTTTTACCGTGCTGATCGTACCGCGTACGGCCGTGCTCTTAGCGGGTCGGGCGATCGAAGTGCCGTCCGTGGATGAAATCAACTCACAAAAGTTTCGTCATCAATCGCAGCTCTTTAATGAACATTTTCAAAAAATCGGCGAATTTAAACCAAATTCAAACGATCCTGAAAAAGCAATGAATGAATTTAACGAATTTATGGACAAAGCGCGCGCTGATCGGGAAAAGAAGGTCGTCGAATTTAATGAACGATTAAATGAAGACCGCGATAACCGGCAAAAAATACAACAGCAGTGGGCTTTTGCCTTGGGACGTATTTCACCGGCGACGTCGTTTTCGCTCGCCGCCATGCAATTGGCGGGGACATCTTCGGAACTTCGTAATCGTTTTGAAGAGTCCGTCAAATCGTATAAACAGACATTCAAACAATTTGTTTTTGAAAAAACGGGAAAAGCTCCGGGTGGCCATATGATGATGATTCGTATCGGTGATTCGTCTGAAGAAAAACCGAAGCCTATCAATCCTTACGATTTACCGCAGTTTGTGATGCCATCGTTGACTTTTTCAGAAATAATCAATGCCGCTTTGCCGGATATGGCCATTTTGATCGTCATCAATATGCTCATATTTGCGGCTACCACAGCTGCATTTCTTCGTTACGACGTACGATAA
- a CDS encoding ABC transporter permease subunit, with the protein MLSLLIIKEFKNILQSPKFLATFISCTLLIILSVWVGIREYKLAVKDYETGIALNRQDLSEQTNWMNVGNRVYRKPDPMQIWTFGVHYDIGRVAHVNTWDSPELRSSIYSRDLVYAVFRFLDFNFIVVVVLSLFAIVFTYDAVSGEKESGMLKLTFSNGVPKSTYIVAKIIGSWAGLGIPLIVPMLLSFLMAILLQIPLTPDHYARLGGLFLSGALYFTFFIILGILISSWTSHSTASFLTLLVLWVTITFVVPRLGVMLSGQVLPVPTAAEVDSQIEGFSKSQFETLRQNLSETWMKRNNDVQQQPESERQMYRDKMEWTWLEEDQNARKSVQENIESFTRKVHEELDNRKREQIELGLIFARWSPASLFQLAAMRFSQTDIFLKERYDGAIRTYQKDFSDVVEKKRRENRAEGLRIEVDSDRGFRVQTPDLKKTIDVRSIPEFTHPAVSAGHAWRLSVWDIVLLAVITGFAFLGALVRFLRYDVR; encoded by the coding sequence ATGTTATCGCTATTGATCATCAAAGAATTTAAAAACATACTGCAAAGCCCTAAATTTTTAGCCACATTTATATCGTGTACGCTATTGATCATCCTCAGTGTGTGGGTCGGTATCCGTGAATACAAGCTGGCCGTGAAAGATTACGAAACAGGCATAGCGCTTAACCGGCAAGATTTGAGTGAACAAACCAATTGGATGAATGTAGGTAATCGGGTATATCGCAAACCGGATCCTATGCAGATATGGACATTTGGAGTCCATTACGATATTGGACGCGTCGCGCATGTCAACACATGGGATTCACCCGAACTGCGCAGCAGCATTTATTCCCGCGATCTCGTGTATGCCGTATTTCGGTTTTTGGATTTCAATTTTATAGTCGTAGTGGTGTTATCGTTATTTGCTATCGTATTTACATACGATGCGGTAAGCGGTGAAAAAGAAAGCGGTATGCTAAAGCTTACGTTTTCCAACGGTGTCCCTAAATCCACATACATCGTTGCAAAAATCATCGGCTCATGGGCGGGTTTGGGAATTCCATTGATCGTGCCGATGCTGCTATCATTTTTGATGGCGATATTATTGCAAATACCTCTCACACCCGATCACTATGCTCGTTTAGGCGGTTTATTTTTGTCGGGTGCGCTCTACTTTACTTTTTTTATAATTTTGGGAATTCTGATCTCATCATGGACTTCGCACTCGACCGCATCGTTTCTCACTTTACTTGTTTTATGGGTTACGATCACCTTTGTCGTGCCGCGCCTCGGTGTTATGCTATCGGGGCAGGTTTTACCGGTGCCCACAGCCGCCGAAGTGGATAGCCAAATCGAAGGTTTTTCCAAGTCGCAATTTGAAACATTGCGCCAAAACCTTTCGGAAACCTGGATGAAACGCAATAATGACGTGCAGCAACAACCGGAATCCGAGCGACAGATGTACCGCGATAAGATGGAGTGGACATGGCTGGAAGAAGATCAAAATGCCCGCAAGTCCGTACAGGAAAACATTGAAAGTTTTACACGCAAAGTACATGAAGAACTGGATAACCGAAAACGCGAGCAAATCGAACTGGGTTTGATCTTTGCGCGCTGGTCGCCGGCTTCGTTATTTCAGCTCGCGGCAATGCGTTTTTCGCAGACCGATATTTTTCTGAAAGAGCGTTACGACGGCGCGATACGTACCTATCAAAAAGATTTTTCCGATGTTGTGGAAAAAAAACGCCGAGAAAATAGAGCCGAAGGACTGCGTATCGAAGTGGATAGCGATCGCGGATTTCGCGTGCAAACACCGGATTTGAAAAAAACGATTGATGTGCGATCCATCCCGGAATTTACACATCCAGCCGTTTCCGCCGGGCATGCATGGCGGTTATCGGTTTGGGATATTGTACTCCTCGCCGTGATAACAGGATTTGCCTTTTTGGGAGCGTTGGTGCGATTTCTGCGCTACGATGTACGCTAA
- the moeB gene encoding molybdopterin-synthase adenylyltransferase MoeB has translation MHGLTTEELARYNRHLILKEFGLEGQQKLKSAKVLVIGAGGLGAPCLLYLTAAGVGTIGIVDFDTVDASNLQRQVLYTVDDVGKPKADTAAQRLKQLNPFVHFNTHREKLTSANAMDIIRSYDIIADGSDNFQTRYLVNDACVLLNKPLIYASIFQFEGQVSVFHYTDPSGTLGPNYRDLFPTPPPPGMVPSCAEGGVLGVLPGIIGSMQASEAIKVITGIGAPLSGKLFLWNALTFESRTMKFKRDPVNPINGLQPTITALIDYEVFCGISEPEKQTAGEISPTELKHWIDTGKDFQLIDVRESFEYDICNLGGTLIPLAQIMQESARIAPNKPVVVHCKMGGRSAKAIAQLRTLGFDNLINLRGGIIAYAETVDPSLAKY, from the coding sequence ATGCACGGATTGACCACTGAAGAATTAGCACGCTACAATCGTCATCTTATTCTCAAAGAATTTGGCCTTGAAGGGCAACAAAAACTCAAATCAGCCAAAGTATTGGTCATCGGTGCAGGAGGCCTCGGCGCACCCTGTTTGCTTTATCTTACAGCCGCCGGCGTAGGAACTATCGGTATTGTTGATTTTGACACAGTTGATGCAAGTAATCTCCAAAGGCAAGTCCTATATACCGTGGATGATGTCGGTAAACCCAAAGCCGATACGGCCGCGCAACGTTTGAAGCAGCTCAACCCGTTTGTGCATTTTAATACACATCGCGAAAAACTCACTTCAGCCAATGCGATGGACATCATACGATCTTACGACATTATCGCCGACGGAAGCGATAACTTTCAAACACGGTATTTGGTCAATGACGCCTGTGTATTACTGAATAAACCGCTGATCTACGCATCAATATTTCAATTCGAAGGCCAGGTTTCGGTTTTTCATTATACAGATCCTTCCGGTACGCTCGGACCAAACTATCGCGATCTTTTTCCCACCCCGCCGCCGCCAGGTATGGTTCCCAGTTGCGCTGAAGGCGGTGTCCTCGGTGTTTTGCCGGGCATTATTGGCAGCATGCAAGCAAGCGAAGCCATCAAAGTTATCACCGGTATCGGAGCGCCGCTTAGCGGAAAACTTTTTCTGTGGAATGCGTTGACGTTTGAATCACGAACTATGAAATTTAAGCGCGATCCGGTCAATCCGATCAATGGCCTGCAACCGACCATCACCGCATTGATAGACTATGAAGTTTTTTGCGGAATTTCCGAACCCGAAAAACAAACTGCCGGAGAAATTTCACCGACCGAACTCAAACATTGGATAGATACCGGAAAAGATTTTCAACTCATTGATGTGCGCGAGTCATTTGAATACGACATATGCAATCTCGGCGGCACATTAATACCTCTTGCACAGATTATGCAAGAATCTGCCCGCATCGCCCCAAACAAACCGGTCGTGGTTCATTGCAAAATGGGCGGACGCAGCGCCAAGGCCATCGCGCAACTGCGCACGCTGGGCTTTGATAATCTCATCAATCTTCGCGGCGGTATCATCGCTTACGCGGAAACCGTAGATCCTTCATTGGCTAAATATTGA
- a CDS encoding thiolase family protein — MKKVVIVDGVRTPYIKAGTLFNKMSAVDLGKLAMRELMARTNLDCKLVDEVIVGNIGNPPEATNVARIIALEAGVPKHVPSFTVGRNCASGMQSIADAYLRIIAGEADVIIAGGVESMTKVPLLFSERATNKFAAMMQARSMPARIGAMASFRPGDFKPVIGLLLGLTDGFCGLNMGETAEVLAKEYGITRKEQDELALLSHQRAMTATDNGILKEEIMPVYLPPDFKKIADEDNGIRKNQTMEALGKLRPAFDKKYGTVTAGNSSQITDGAAFVLVMSEEKAKALGYTPLGSIRGFGFAGLDPERMGLGPVYATPVALKKAGLSMKDIQRIEMNEAFAAQVIANERCFASKKFAEEKLGLTEAVGEIDRQILNVNGGAIALGHPVGSSATRLVLTVLKELKRKNLQFGLATLCIGGGQGGAMIVEHS, encoded by the coding sequence ATGAAAAAGGTTGTTATCGTTGACGGCGTGCGAACGCCATACATAAAAGCCGGAACGCTTTTCAATAAAATGTCGGCGGTTGATCTCGGGAAACTGGCGATGCGTGAACTGATGGCGCGCACCAATCTTGACTGTAAACTCGTGGACGAAGTCATTGTCGGCAATATCGGCAATCCGCCCGAAGCCACCAATGTCGCCCGTATCATCGCGCTGGAGGCGGGAGTCCCCAAACACGTACCTTCCTTTACCGTCGGGCGCAATTGCGCCAGCGGTATGCAATCTATTGCCGATGCCTATCTACGGATTATCGCCGGTGAAGCCGATGTCATCATTGCCGGCGGAGTCGAATCCATGACTAAGGTACCTTTGCTTTTTTCGGAACGTGCGACCAATAAATTTGCCGCGATGATGCAAGCCCGTTCTATGCCGGCACGAATCGGCGCCATGGCCTCGTTTCGCCCCGGTGATTTCAAACCTGTGATAGGACTTCTCTTGGGGCTTACCGACGGATTTTGCGGACTTAATATGGGCGAAACCGCCGAAGTATTAGCCAAAGAATACGGCATTACCCGCAAAGAGCAGGACGAACTGGCGCTCCTGAGTCATCAACGCGCCATGACAGCAACGGACAACGGTATTCTCAAAGAAGAAATCATGCCGGTGTATTTACCGCCTGATTTTAAAAAAATCGCTGACGAAGATAACGGCATTCGAAAAAATCAGACTATGGAAGCGCTGGGCAAACTTCGCCCGGCGTTTGATAAAAAATATGGCACCGTAACAGCCGGCAATTCCAGCCAAATCACCGATGGCGCGGCGTTTGTTCTCGTCATGTCGGAAGAAAAAGCTAAAGCGTTAGGATATACACCGCTCGGCTCCATTCGCGGTTTCGGCTTCGCAGGTCTTGATCCGGAACGCATGGGACTCGGCCCGGTATACGCCACACCCGTCGCGCTCAAAAAAGCCGGCCTCTCCATGAAGGATATACAACGTATTGAGATGAATGAAGCTTTCGCCGCGCAGGTGATCGCCAATGAACGTTGTTTTGCTTCCAAAAAATTTGCCGAAGAAAAATTGGGACTAACCGAAGCGGTTGGTGAAATTGATCGCCAAATCCTCAACGTCAATGGCGGTGCTATTGCACTTGGTCACCCCGTAGGTTCATCCGCAACGCGGCTTGTTTTGACCGTACTCAAAGAGCTTAAGCGAAAAAATCTTCAGTTCGGTTTAGCTACGTTATGCATCGGTGGCGGTCAAGGCGGTGCGATGATCGTCGAACATAGTTAG
- a CDS encoding AAA family ATPase, with product MNISSQTNSEQFKKEFEEFLKEKYGTADPEQDSAGTKNQGSTLKSGEKTNFDLKPEELEEYLNQFVECQEEAIEVIATKIATHYNRMKLEDTLTDEQKLVGNIKSNVLLIGPTGVGKTYIVKLIAKKIGVPFVKGDATKFSETGYVGGDVEDLVRDLVREADGDIKSAEYGIIYLDEIDKIASAQNNRGIDVSRTGVQRNLLKLMEESEVDLRVPHDMAAQMEAAMEAQRTGKVQRKKVNTKNILFVMSGAFGGIEENIRKRINQVRIGFGSDQEGISKLSRGELMKRVKTEDLVEYGFESEFVGRLPVIAVLNELTVDALFNILKNPNSSVILSKKRDFAAYGIEVEFDDDALHIFAERAFVQKTGARGLVNILENVLIKFEKKLPSTNIRKFRVTKDVVLQPQAELNKLLTYSSMKEFQQQYLTTHGIIFEFSDVAIQKIAQRSQTEKRSFRAIAAELFKDYEYGLKLAGKTHFLVTPEVFDDPRKYLDELIKKSYSNK from the coding sequence ATGAATATTTCGTCGCAGACCAATTCGGAACAATTCAAAAAAGAGTTTGAAGAATTTTTAAAAGAAAAATACGGTACGGCCGATCCGGAACAAGACAGTGCAGGCACGAAAAATCAGGGTTCAACGCTGAAATCCGGTGAAAAGACCAATTTTGACCTGAAGCCTGAGGAATTGGAAGAATACCTCAACCAGTTCGTCGAATGCCAGGAAGAAGCGATCGAAGTCATCGCCACCAAGATCGCCACGCACTACAACCGTATGAAACTGGAAGACACGCTCACGGATGAACAAAAACTTGTAGGTAACATCAAAAGCAATGTTCTTCTCATCGGCCCTACGGGTGTGGGTAAAACGTACATCGTCAAACTGATTGCAAAAAAAATCGGTGTACCTTTCGTCAAAGGCGATGCCACCAAGTTTTCCGAAACCGGCTATGTCGGGGGCGATGTTGAAGACCTCGTGCGCGATCTTGTACGTGAAGCCGACGGCGATATCAAAAGCGCCGAATACGGTATTATCTATCTTGACGAAATAGACAAAATCGCTTCGGCACAAAACAACCGCGGTATTGATGTATCCCGTACCGGCGTTCAGCGGAACCTTTTGAAACTTATGGAAGAATCCGAAGTGGATCTGCGCGTACCGCATGACATGGCCGCCCAAATGGAAGCCGCGATGGAAGCCCAACGCACCGGCAAAGTGCAGCGTAAAAAAGTAAACACAAAAAACATCCTATTCGTAATGAGCGGCGCTTTCGGCGGCATCGAAGAAAACATCCGCAAGCGCATCAATCAAGTACGCATCGGCTTCGGCTCGGATCAGGAAGGCATTTCTAAACTCTCGCGCGGCGAACTGATGAAACGCGTAAAAACAGAAGACCTCGTCGAATACGGATTCGAATCGGAATTTGTAGGACGCCTGCCCGTCATCGCCGTACTCAACGAACTTACGGTTGACGCGCTATTTAATATTCTAAAAAACCCCAACAGCAGCGTGATCCTCAGCAAAAAGCGCGATTTTGCCGCTTACGGTATCGAAGTCGAATTTGATGACGACGCATTGCACATTTTTGCAGAACGTGCGTTTGTCCAAAAAACAGGCGCGCGCGGCTTAGTCAATATTTTAGAAAACGTATTGATCAAATTTGAAAAGAAATTACCGTCCACGAACATTCGTAAATTTCGCGTCACCAAAGACGTCGTTTTGCAGCCGCAAGCCGAACTCAACAAGCTGCTCACCTATTCTTCGATGAAAGAATTTCAACAGCAGTATCTCACGACGCACGGCATTATTTTTGAATTTTCCGATGTGGCCATTCAAAAAATCGCTCAGCGATCACAAACTGAAAAACGCTCGTTCCGGGCGATCGCTGCAGAGCTTTTTAAAGATTACGAATACGGATTAAAATTGGCCGGTAAAACACATTTTCTTGTAACGCCCGAAGTTTTTGATGATCCCAGAAAATATTTGGACGAACTGATTAAAAAATCGTATTCCAACAAATGA
- a CDS encoding DUF1203 domain-containing protein — protein MTKFKIVPLPLNLAERIRTDRMDDQGHAVVEQIATGYGPCRVSLKPFRPGTDRRLLFSHSPFEVDNAFNQPGPVFIHAESVTPYEDIHRFPPEIKADKKHFPLTLIGYSDDQRMVYTRLVGDRDVDQMISDIFEKHTDVAYLHARNAEAGCYICRIDRAE, from the coding sequence ATGACTAAATTCAAAATCGTTCCACTGCCGTTAAACTTAGCAGAACGCATTCGCACCGACCGAATGGACGATCAAGGTCACGCCGTCGTCGAACAAATTGCGACCGGCTACGGCCCGTGCCGCGTTTCGCTGAAACCCTTCAGGCCCGGTACGGACAGACGTTTGCTTTTTTCGCATTCTCCGTTTGAAGTGGATAACGCCTTCAACCAGCCCGGCCCTGTATTTATTCATGCCGAATCCGTAACGCCCTATGAAGATATACACCGATTTCCTCCGGAAATCAAAGCCGATAAAAAGCACTTTCCATTAACCCTCATTGGTTATTCCGATGATCAGCGTATGGTATACACCCGTCTTGTCGGAGATCGCGATGTAGATCAAATGATCAGCGACATTTTTGAAAAACATACAGATGTCGCATACCTCCATGCGCGCAATGCGGAAGCCGGATGCTACATTTGCCGGATTGATCGTGCAGAATAG
- a CDS encoding amidohydrolase family protein — translation MKRFLCFAMCGLLCFTLKNVSAQQTWPVEGLHDKTPSIHAFVGATIIPGPGQKIDSGTIVIRDGVIEAIGKSVNIPREAVIHDLKGMWIYPGLIDAYAGYGIAPPAKEKGSDGPQPYTSKKGAYSWNQAVKPEFEAAREFTIDAKRAGELRALGFTTVHARPLDGIVRGTGAIVNLGESSAAEEILSRQATANFSFDKGVSTQDYPSSLIGTIALIRQTFYDASWYGKAMNSKNRPDVNISLEALNTQFSAKLPLIFEVANTQDIFRVMQIGKEFGQTFIIKSAGYEYERIEALKQNGVSLIVPVNFPSAYDVEDPDDARNVSLAQMKKWEWAPANPGALAKAGISFALTSAGLQDNKSFWSNIHKSIAMGLPADKALEALTTRPAKMLGIDAQVGTLEKGKLANLVIASGNLFEKNTTITQSWIKGRSYEVNRVPAIDPRGVWNLQGDLKAYVLMINGTLSKLSGNFMYRDSQNVEVTPSVNGDMLSIQFRGDSIGEPGLVRLKALLINGRLSGTGEFPSGKTMSWSGTLFKSFEPKAEDNSIKPDSSVLSPISFPNMAFGLKEIPVQQTVLIRNATVWTNTSKGILKETDVLFEKGKIKQVGKNLSAPAGAWIVDGTGKHVTTGIIDEHSHIAVSRGVNEGTQSVSSEVRIGDALDAEDSDIYRQLAGGVTSSHLLHGSANAIGGQTQLIKLRWGAAAEELKFPNWPGFIKFALGENVKQSNWGDNFTTRYPQTRMGVEQIIRDAFQAAKEYKSTWESYQKSGGEKSGKVAPRRDLELDALVEILDGKRHITCHSYVQSEITMLMRVAEEMGFRVNTFTHILEGYKVADKMKKHGAAGSTFADWWAYKYEVIDAIPHNPGLMHQEGVTVGINSDDAEMARRLNQEAAKSVKYAGVSEEDAWKFVTLNPAKMLRVDDRVGSLDNGKDADIVVWNNNPLSIYAVPEKTFVDGRLYFDKETDVRLQNEVDQERSRLIQKMIADKKGGTPAVKPIPQKKIRYHCVGEE, via the coding sequence ATGAAACGATTTCTATGTTTTGCAATGTGCGGTTTGTTGTGCTTTACGTTGAAAAATGTTTCTGCGCAGCAAACATGGCCGGTCGAGGGTCTGCATGATAAAACGCCCTCGATTCATGCGTTTGTCGGTGCTACAATTATTCCCGGGCCCGGACAAAAAATTGATAGCGGCACGATCGTCATTCGCGACGGTGTCATTGAAGCGATCGGTAAATCCGTTAATATTCCGCGTGAGGCCGTCATCCATGATCTCAAGGGAATGTGGATTTATCCGGGGTTGATTGACGCTTACGCCGGTTACGGGATCGCACCGCCGGCAAAAGAGAAGGGGAGCGACGGTCCGCAACCTTACACATCCAAAAAAGGCGCTTACAGCTGGAATCAAGCCGTTAAACCGGAATTTGAAGCGGCGCGGGAATTTACCATAGATGCCAAACGTGCGGGCGAATTACGTGCGTTGGGATTTACGACCGTTCATGCCAGACCGCTGGACGGTATTGTGCGCGGCACCGGAGCGATTGTCAATTTGGGCGAGTCTTCGGCCGCCGAAGAAATTTTAAGTCGTCAGGCGACGGCCAATTTTTCATTTGATAAAGGTGTTTCTACACAAGATTATCCGAGTTCACTGATCGGTACGATCGCGCTGATCCGGCAAACATTTTACGATGCATCGTGGTATGGCAAAGCGATGAATTCCAAAAACCGTCCGGATGTGAATATTTCTCTTGAAGCGCTCAATACACAATTTTCAGCTAAACTGCCTTTGATTTTTGAAGTAGCGAATACGCAGGACATTTTTCGGGTGATGCAGATCGGTAAAGAGTTTGGACAAACGTTCATTATCAAATCCGCAGGATATGAATACGAACGCATCGAAGCGCTCAAACAAAACGGCGTATCATTGATCGTACCGGTCAATTTTCCTTCAGCGTATGATGTCGAAGATCCAGACGATGCGCGCAATGTCTCCTTAGCCCAGATGAAAAAATGGGAATGGGCTCCGGCCAATCCCGGCGCATTGGCCAAGGCGGGTATCTCCTTCGCATTGACTTCGGCTGGTTTGCAGGACAACAAATCATTTTGGTCCAACATTCATAAATCTATTGCGATGGGATTACCGGCGGATAAAGCACTGGAGGCCCTGACAACGCGGCCGGCCAAAATGCTCGGTATAGACGCACAGGTTGGCACGCTGGAAAAAGGAAAATTGGCTAATCTGGTAATCGCTTCCGGCAATTTATTTGAAAAAAATACGACGATCACCCAATCCTGGATCAAAGGACGCTCGTATGAAGTCAATCGCGTACCGGCGATAGATCCGCGCGGCGTATGGAATCTCCAAGGGGATCTCAAAGCATACGTCCTGATGATCAATGGTACGCTTTCAAAGTTGAGCGGTAATTTTATGTACCGCGATTCGCAAAACGTAGAAGTAACTCCTTCGGTTAACGGGGATATGCTGTCCATCCAGTTTCGTGGAGATTCGATCGGCGAGCCCGGGCTTGTTCGTTTGAAGGCGCTGCTTATCAACGGACGTCTGTCCGGTACCGGAGAATTTCCTTCAGGTAAGACGATGAGCTGGTCCGGAACGTTGTTCAAATCGTTTGAACCGAAGGCGGAAGATAATTCGATCAAGCCGGATTCGTCCGTATTATCACCGATCAGCTTTCCCAATATGGCTTTCGGTTTGAAAGAAATTCCCGTACAACAAACCGTATTAATCCGAAACGCTACGGTGTGGACTAATACGTCGAAAGGGATTTTAAAAGAAACCGATGTGTTGTTTGAAAAAGGTAAAATCAAACAAGTCGGAAAAAATCTTTCGGCGCCAGCGGGTGCATGGATCGTTGATGGGACGGGCAAACATGTGACGACGGGTATTATCGATGAACACTCGCACATTGCGGTGAGCCGTGGCGTCAATGAAGGTACGCAATCGGTGAGTTCGGAAGTGCGCATCGGCGATGCCTTGGATGCCGAGGATTCGGATATATATCGCCAATTGGCCGGCGGGGTCACATCGTCGCACCTTTTGCACGGCTCCGCTAATGCGATCGGCGGACAGACACAATTGATCAAATTACGTTGGGGTGCCGCGGCTGAAGAATTAAAATTTCCAAACTGGCCCGGCTTTATCAAGTTTGCTCTCGGTGAAAATGTCAAACAGTCCAATTGGGGTGATAATTTTACGACGCGGTATCCGCAAACCCGCATGGGCGTTGAGCAAATCATCCGTGATGCGTTTCAGGCGGCAAAAGAATACAAATCGACGTGGGAAAGTTATCAGAAATCCGGCGGAGAAAAATCCGGAAAAGTTGCTCCGCGCCGCGATCTGGAGCTTGATGCCCTGGTCGAAATTCTCGACGGGAAACGTCATATCACATGCCATTCTTACGTCCAATCGGAAATTACGATGCTGATGCGCGTAGCCGAAGAAATGGGTTTTCGCGTCAATACGTTTACGCATATTCTCGAAGGTTACAAAGTAGCCGATAAGATGAAAAAACATGGCGCGGCGGGTTCTACGTTTGCTGATTGGTGGGCATACAAATATGAGGTAATTGATGCGATACCGCATAATCCTGGGCTCATGCACCAGGAAGGCGTTACCGTGGGTATCAATTCCGATGACGCCGAAATGGCGCGGCGACTCAATCAGGAAGCGGCCAAATCGGTAAAATATGCCGGCGTTTCAGAAGAAGATGCGTGGAAATTTGTAACGCTCAATCCGGCAAAAATGCTGCGCGTGGATGATCGTGTGGGCAGCTTGGATAACGGCAAAGATGCGGATATCGTAGTATGGAATAATAACCCGCTTTCGATTTATGCCGTGCCGGAAAAAACTTTTGTAGACGGGCGTTTATATTTTGATAAAGAAACGGATGTCCGTTTGCAAAACGAAGTGGATCAGGAACGCAGCCGGTTAATACAAAAAATGATCGCGGATAAAAAAGGCGGCACCCCGGCCGTAAAACCCATACCGCAGAAGAAAATTCGTTACCACTGTGTCGGTGAGGAATAG